A genome region from Aerosakkonema funiforme FACHB-1375 includes the following:
- a CDS encoding nuclease A inhibitor family protein, which yields MVQASQYLVKTITSTLASVPVYRVGKHHICLYVVGTTLAGIGWILAKLVA from the coding sequence TTGGTACAAGCAAGCCAATATTTAGTTAAAACTATCACCAGTACCCTAGCATCGGTGCCAGTCTATCGGGTTGGGAAACACCATATCTGTCTATACGTTGTGGGTACGACCCTGGCGGGGATTGGGTGGATTTTGGCCAAACTCGTAGCCTAA